Sequence from the Rutidosis leptorrhynchoides isolate AG116_Rl617_1_P2 chromosome 3, CSIRO_AGI_Rlap_v1, whole genome shotgun sequence genome:
gagttttttttgtatTTGAGTTTTataatactcgtgtaatctattcttatgagtaatagagttattttttcTCAAATTTGTGTGTACCAACGTCCAGTCGATCCCCTCTTAATCGCAACAGAACAAGGGGTTACATGGCTCCTGAATGTTTTGTTACGGGCAAAGCAAGTAAAGAATCAGATGTTTATAGCTTCGGAGTTGTTGCACTGGAAATAGCGTGTGGGCGAAAACCTATAGACCACACAGCTCAGGAAGATAAAATATTGTTGGTCAAATGGGTTTGGGAACTTTACGGCATGGGGACTCTTTTGGATGCAGTTGACCCGCATCTAGGGTCAAGTTTTGAGGAAGAAGAAATCAAATGTCTAATGACGGTTGGGTTATGGTGTTGTCACCCAAACCCAGTACGTCGCCCATCAATAAAACAAGTGATTCAAATACTAAACTTTGAAGCTTCATTGCCGACACTCCCCACAAAAATGCCCATGGCATTATCGCGTGCCTCTTATATGACCAAAAAACACCATCGGCAAGTTTATCTTCTTTATATGGTCGCTAGATACCTTTATTGGCCACTCTttttgataataaataaataaagaattgCTTCATTATAATGAGCTAGCTTATTACCAAATTGTAATAGACTTTAACCTGTACATTTTCTTCCTTACATTATCTTTAATCTTTAATAAAACCATGTTTTGTAAAGTAGTGCTGTAAAATTTGATGCAGTTTCAGTTGAGGTACATTAAGCCCTCTGAACATAGCTAACCATAATCCAGTTCAAATTGAATACTCAGACATCTCATAAAAAACAGAGACATGCCTACATGTGCACAGATATATTATTGTATCATTTCATCATACCATTTCTTTAGAGAATATGAGACCTAGGTATGTACGATGAATAATGAAGACTAGTTGATTTTTATGTCTGTAAATAAACTTAATCTTAtctgcagcacttagaagcatATTCTTAAGTCTGCAAGTTTGTAGACCAAATAAGATATTGTTTTATCTATGCCTTCACAAACAAACAGTGTGCAGTAAAAACGTATGTGCCGGATGcgaagacataagacataataagatctgcAAACTGCAAACAGACAACACCTTAGACTTGAGTCTTCAACCTCAAACTGCAACCACAAAATTTACCTTTCACATATTTATAAACAAACCCCAAGCACAAAAAATACTTACAAATCAAGTGCCAAATTATATTCATATTTAGATATTTAGATTAATAATACATACATTCAACAAATACATTACGGTACTTCTTTATGGTAATTGATTAACTTGTATTTCAAAGGCCCGCATTTATAAACTAGTTACGATTAAAGGTGTTTAACGACCATATAAGCAAGATGACTCACTTGATGATGTAGTTTGCTTTAATGAATCCACATTAGAGGCGCTACTTGATGAACGATTTTCGATCATAGGAGTCAAGTAAGATGCTACCGGCATATTTGAAGGGAGGATGGGCAAGGAAGCTTCATAGTTTAGTACATTAATCACTTGTCTCATTGATGGACGAAGTTCCGAGTCAGGGTGGACACACCATAATCCAATCGTCACCAGACGCTTAATTTCATGTTCATCATAATCTAACCCTAGACGCGGATCAACTGCTTCTAACATAGCCCCATTTCCATAAAGCATCCAAACCCATTCTATTAACTGTATTTCATTTTCTGGTGCCATTTTCTCGATGGGTTTTCTCCCACATGCTATTTCCAATGCAACAACCCCGAAGCTATAAACATCTGATTCTTTGCTAGCCTTGCCGGTCACTAAACATTCAGGAGCCATGTACCCCAAGGTTCCAGCCAACATAGTTGTATTAGAGCTTTTGTCGTGGTCAACCAACTTAGCTAACCCAAAATCACCAAGCTTCGCATTAAACTTCGAGTCCAACATCAAGTTGCTAGCTTTGATATCTCTATGCAAAACACACTTCTCCCACTCATCATGTAGATATAACAAAGCCGATGCCAAGCCACAAGCAATTTTGTACCGCGTGCCCCACGTCAACAAGCTCTTTTGCTTAAAAAGATGTAAATCTAAGCTCCCATTTTCCATATATTCATACACAAGCAAAAGTTCACCTCTTTCATGGCACCAACCCTTGAGTTCCACCAAATTTTTATGCCTCAATCGGCTAATGATTTTAACTTCTGACACGTACTCCTTAATCCCTTGTTGAGATGTCTTTGACACCCGTTTCACTGCAACGTATGTGCCTAGATCTTTTAAGAAACCTTTATAAACCCCTCCGAAACCCCCCTGCCCAAGCTTGTTTGCATCTACAAAGCCATTAGTCGCCTGAACTAATTCGTTGTAAGAGAATCTTTTAGGCCCGGTGCCCATTTCAAAATCTTTGTTCATCTCCATACCAGATGCATCTTGGTTATTCTTCCTTCTCCATAGACAAAAGATTAATATTGACAAACCAAAAAGTATTACTACACACAATCCAACTATTAATCCCACCTTATAACTTCCTACCCTACTTTCCCCTTTCCCTTGATGCGGGCCTGGGCTCGTGGTTGGTGGCGGTGGCGGGGACTGCGGCTTGACATCATCAACCAGTAATCTTGAACTGTTAAAGCTCCAAGATTTTACCGTTATTTTCTCAAACCGAATTCCCGTTGCTGCTGAAAACCCAAAAAGAACCCATTCAGGCAACACAGTCCTTAAATCAATTACGTAACTAATTTCAATCACACCATACTGAATGTCAGTAACAGAGAGACTAAGCGTTTTCGATGCAGAGTCATACTTAACGATAGCTTGACAGTGTGCTCCTTCTGTTATATTGATTTTCCATTTCTGATAGGCTGAAGAATTAAGAGAGTTGACATTAATACCTACATGATAATCTAATAGGGAAAAATCAGCTGGATCCCATTCAGCGTTCCACAAGGTATCAAACTCCACTGCAACAAATGGATTTACCATCAAATTTGTTAAGTTATTTACTGGTAACCCTAGAGCCCCACCATCTGGTACCAATGAATTATTTTCAGCAAGGAAGAATGTAAGCCCATCTGCATAGTAATCTTCGTAGTTTTTTGACTCAATCACAAATGAGAATTGTGTAGAAAAGCTAGCAAGTTTATTAGAAGCTTTATCCCAAAGATGAAGCAAGTTGACGTATGTACCCCGGGCTGCTACAAAACGGGTCTGATCTGGAATTAACTGGATCCCGTCGTTGGAAATAGAAACAACACCTGTCGTTACTATGTCTGTGTTAAGATTTTGTGGATTGATATATGGGAAATCGAATGTGATTGATGCTGCATGAGGGAACAAAACAAGAAGAAAGTATATTGAGATGACCATGATTATGAAAATTTGATACAAAAGTTGCAATCTTTTTTATCAAAACAAAAAGTATATGGTTGTTAATTAACTGGCAATTAGTTTAATTAGGAATAATTAAGATTTCTAATATACAAAGAAGTTGTTAATACGTCCTACTCAGCATATGTGAAACACCTTTTTGTCTCTCCTATTTGCATAGATAAAACATTCAGTCACTTTCTCGCAAGTTTCAGACGCGTAAAAGTCTTTTTCCGTATAATTTACTCGCTGCACATACTTCATTTTGAAGACTATTAGCACGCCCCAGTTGTATCAAGTTGACCAAGTAAGCTTTATCTTTCGCTCTCAAATAAAACACCATAATACTCGGTCTAGCTTCAGaaaaacacacacacatgaatctaatAATCACTTAATTTAGGGGtgacaagattatattatattagtACTATTATTTAACGGTTTTATTTATTGACTTACAACTTTAAAGAATGCAAGAGACTGGCACTATATTTAGAAAAATGTACTCCTACCAAACAAGGGGTGTTATgcagtacagtttttttttttctttcccaaAATAACGGAAACTTTTATAAAAACGGAAAAACGTTTTCCAAAAAAAATTGAATTCAACGAGAGGTACAATAAGAAACCCCGATGAGGCTCGTACAAAGCGGCTAACAGGGAACTATCTATACTGAGCCTCATCTAACCTAAAATGAAACATAACTAAATCCATTACAAGCAACGAACAATGATACCAAAAGACAGCTACGAATCATGAAACTGAAATAAACGAGCTCAAATATCTTCTATGAACACGCCGAATTCCTCCACTTCGGCGCTTTGAACCAATTTCTTCTTTCGCTTttattgatttttattattaactggcGCACGCGAAATCTCGCGAGAATAATTGGATTAACCGCAACCGGTTCGCTCTCGGCCATACACGTCATCATAGCATCAAAAGTCGCAAGGCCTCGATGgtcattttattttttttccaaAGCCGAAGAACCTCGTAAACCCAATCCCGCGACACCGCTCTTCTTCTCTACCTTGCCACTCATAAACAAATTTTGAATGGCTTCCCCGTAGTCCAAGTCTTCAACATGATCAATAAGCTTATAAGAACCCGATGTAGAAGCTACGTTCCTTCTCGGCCACAAGTTCACTTCTTCAATTTGGTCTCTAGGAACTTTTCTATTCAACACGTACCACGCTTTGCAAAAACCATCACACGAGGGGACCTCACAATCACAATACATCCTTCCACTACGATCAATCAAAATCAATGGAGGCCTATCTTCCTTCATACCATCTTCACGACTTGACATCAATTCttccttctttttcttttttccttcTTCAAATGAACCAACCTTTCCGTAAACGTAATATCGGCTTCATTTACCTCAAAAATGACAGGTTGTGTGGCGTTTACCTCAAGAACCTGATCAATTTTTGACCCGTTAGCAATCTTGGTGTTTTCTAAACAACTCTCAATTTTAGCGGTTGGACTTGTTTCCTTACTATATTTAAGTGCAACAGCATCACCACTTATGATATTACAAAAAAATTGTAACATCAACCAAATTACCAGAACCAACAAATTTTTAAGCATTAGATTGCTCAACTTGATTCATCATGTGAGATTACATCCTTCCGACTCAAATGAACCGAAATTGATTCCCGAGAAGAGATGATTCTCGTAAACAGACTTCTGCTTAACTGCATCATTAACATCGATCATGACCAGTTCCGAAACTTTCGGTCCTCGCGATATTTTACACCATGAAATGATTCGTTGATTCCATCAATTTTTGATCAAAGCCATCAAATAAGATCCGATTTAGCCCGTTAGTGTCCGAAATTTCCGGCACCCAAACACTACATCTAGCGAACTTTGAACCTTTCACATCAACTTCGACCGAGTCATGAATGTGTCTTGTACTAGAAGATTTTACAAAGGCGAACAAAGAACCCATGTTACTTAAAGTAGAGGTGTGCTTA
This genomic interval carries:
- the LOC139901670 gene encoding L-type lectin-domain containing receptor kinase IX.2-like codes for the protein MAPECFVTGKASKESDVYSFGVVALEIACGRKPIDHTAQEDKILLVKWVWELYGMGTLLDAVDPHLGSSFEEEEIKCLMTVGLWCCHPNPVRRPSIKQVIQILNFEASLPTLPTKMPMALSRASYMTKKHHRAVKFDAVSVEHLEAYS
- the LOC139898115 gene encoding L-type lectin-domain containing receptor kinase IX.1-like, whose protein sequence is MVISIYFLLVLFPHAASITFDFPYINPQNLNTDIVTTGVVSISNDGIQLIPDQTRFVAARGTYVNLLHLWDKASNKLASFSTQFSFVIESKNYEDYYADGLTFFLAENNSLVPDGGALGLPVNNLTNLMVNPFVAVEFDTLWNAEWDPADFSLLDYHVGINVNSLNSSAYQKWKINITEGAHCQAIVKYDSASKTLSLSVTDIQYGVIEISYVIDLRTVLPEWVLFGFSAATGIRFEKITVKSWSFNSSRLLVDDVKPQSPPPPPTTSPGPHQGKGESRVGSYKVGLIVGLCVVILFGLSILIFCLWRRKNNQDASGMEMNKDFEMGTGPKRFSYNELVQATNGFVDANKLGQGGFGGVYKGFLKDLGTYVAVKRVSKTSQQGIKEYVSEVKIISRLRHKNLVELKGWCHERGELLLVYEYMENGSLDLHLFKQKSLLTWGTRYKIACGLASALLYLHDEWEKCVLHRDIKASNLMLDSKFNAKLGDFGLAKLVDHDKSSNTTMLAGTLGYMAPECLVTGKASKESDVYSFGVVALEIACGRKPIEKMAPENEIQLIEWVWMLYGNGAMLEAVDPRLGLDYDEHEIKRLVTIGLWCVHPDSELRPSMRQVINVLNYEASLPILPSNMPVASYLTPMIENRSSSSASNVDSLKQTTSSSESSCLYGR